In Streptomyces sp. NBC_00414, a single window of DNA contains:
- a CDS encoding Pls/PosA family non-ribosomal peptide synthetase produces the protein MAALQHGPAFQLSDDEVRAEFGDRARFSAASAPSSRTLVDILDASVRAYPDEPALDDGRRALTYRALAIEVEALRRRLSDAGVGLGDRVGVRVPSGTNDLYVAVLAVLAAGAAYVPVDAEDPDERAELVFGEAGVRAVVGAGHELTVEGRSEVPASRPGVGHDAWIIFTSGSTGKPKGVAVSHRSAAAFVDAEAGLFLTEDPIGPGDRVMAGLSVAFDASCEEMWLAWRYGACLVPVPRSQVRSGADLGPWLVEQEITVVSTVPTLAALWEPEALNEVRLLIFGGEACPPELVQRLVTEGREVWNTYGPTEATVVACASLMTGEEPIRIGLPLDGWELAVVDEAGEPVAMGGSGQLVIGGVGLARYLDPEKDAEKYAPLKSLGWERAYRSGDLVKAEPEGLVFLGRADEQIKLGGRRIELGEVDTALQGLPGVAGAAAAVRTARGGNQLLVGYVVLQDEVQEENGVEGGGWDHAAAVERLRAELPAALVPLIALVPELPTRTSGKVDRDALPWPLENLETGGPTEQLYGTEAWLAEQWSEVLGIPVGSARDDFFAIGGGSLAAALLTTRLRTRYPSAAVLDIYQQPVLRKLARHLEKSAQGDGAERLIAPVPPRAKAVQLLVLLPLFALLGLRWTVALAALGNALHWFGAYPWAPTASWWLVGPLAILLFSPPGRLAIGAGGARLLLRNVTPGRYPRGGSVHLRLWTAERLAEFSGATSLTGSWLERYARALGAKIGPDVDLHSLPPVTGLLKLGRGAAVESEVDLSGHWLDGDRLEIGTVKVGAHAVVGTRSILFPGARVGKRAEVAPGSAVVGHVPTGQRWAGAPAAKLGKAKRDWPKERPQKGTYWRVMYGATGFALTMLPVVSGLAALLVVGVFVSPDAGLVDALRGAAVALVPATLAFGLAFALLLLVAVRLLSLGLRPGTHPTHSRIGWQAWTVTQLMDRSRETLFPLYAGLVTPVWLRLLGMRIGRGAEVSTVLALPSLTTVGEGAFLADDTLTAPYELGGGWMRIGRAEIGRRAFLGNSGMTGPGRSVPDGGLVGVLSATPKKAKKGSSYLGLPPVRLPRSTQGGDQSLTYDPPVRLLWARGLVELCRIVPVFCSAALAVLTVAALSALGAWAWAVAGLVLLGAGAAAGLLSVVAKWVLVGRHRAGEHPLWSGFVWRNELADTFVEVVAVPWLAGSVPGTPVLNLWLRGLGAHIGKGVWVESYWLPETDLVTLEDAATVNRGCVLQTHLFHDRILRTDTVVLREGATLGPGGIVLPGSTVGARSTLGPASLVMAAESVPADTRWLGNPIEAWRP, from the coding sequence ATGGCAGCCCTCCAGCACGGCCCCGCGTTCCAGCTGTCCGACGACGAGGTACGGGCCGAGTTCGGCGACCGGGCGCGATTCTCCGCGGCCTCCGCACCCTCTTCACGCACGCTCGTCGACATCCTCGACGCCTCCGTGCGCGCGTATCCCGACGAGCCCGCCCTCGACGACGGCCGCCGAGCCCTCACCTACCGCGCCCTGGCGATAGAGGTCGAGGCGCTGAGGCGGCGACTCAGTGACGCGGGGGTGGGACTCGGCGACCGCGTCGGCGTGCGCGTTCCGTCCGGTACCAACGATCTGTACGTGGCCGTTCTGGCCGTGCTGGCCGCCGGGGCCGCCTACGTCCCGGTGGACGCCGAGGACCCGGACGAGCGGGCCGAGCTGGTCTTCGGGGAGGCGGGCGTACGCGCCGTCGTCGGGGCCGGGCACGAGCTGACCGTCGAAGGGCGGAGCGAGGTCCCGGCCTCGCGGCCCGGGGTCGGCCACGACGCGTGGATCATCTTCACCTCCGGTTCGACCGGCAAGCCCAAGGGCGTGGCCGTCAGCCACCGTAGCGCCGCCGCCTTCGTGGACGCCGAGGCCGGTCTCTTCCTCACCGAGGATCCCATCGGGCCCGGTGACCGGGTCATGGCCGGGCTCTCCGTGGCCTTCGACGCCTCCTGCGAGGAGATGTGGCTGGCCTGGCGCTACGGGGCCTGCCTGGTGCCCGTACCGCGCTCCCAGGTGCGCAGCGGCGCCGACCTGGGGCCCTGGCTGGTCGAGCAGGAAATCACCGTCGTCTCCACCGTGCCCACGCTGGCCGCCCTGTGGGAGCCGGAGGCGCTCAACGAGGTACGGCTGCTGATCTTCGGCGGTGAGGCCTGCCCGCCCGAGCTGGTGCAGCGCCTGGTCACCGAGGGGCGTGAGGTGTGGAACACCTACGGGCCCACCGAGGCGACCGTCGTGGCCTGTGCCTCGCTCATGACCGGCGAGGAGCCGATCAGGATCGGGCTGCCGCTCGACGGCTGGGAGCTGGCCGTCGTCGACGAGGCCGGGGAGCCCGTGGCGATGGGCGGCAGCGGGCAGCTCGTCATCGGCGGGGTGGGGCTCGCCCGCTATCTCGACCCGGAGAAGGACGCCGAGAAGTACGCCCCGCTGAAATCGCTCGGCTGGGAGCGCGCGTACCGCAGCGGTGACCTGGTCAAGGCGGAGCCGGAGGGACTGGTCTTCCTCGGGCGCGCCGACGAGCAGATCAAGCTCGGCGGTCGCCGGATCGAGCTGGGGGAAGTGGACACCGCTCTCCAGGGGCTGCCGGGGGTGGCCGGGGCCGCTGCCGCCGTGCGGACCGCGCGCGGGGGAAATCAGCTCCTCGTCGGCTATGTCGTGCTCCAGGACGAGGTCCAGGAGGAGAACGGGGTCGAGGGTGGCGGCTGGGATCACGCGGCGGCCGTCGAGCGGCTGCGCGCGGAGCTGCCCGCGGCCCTCGTCCCGCTGATCGCGCTCGTGCCCGAGCTGCCGACCCGTACGTCCGGCAAGGTCGACCGGGACGCGCTGCCCTGGCCGCTGGAGAACCTGGAGACCGGCGGACCCACCGAGCAGCTCTACGGGACCGAGGCCTGGCTCGCCGAGCAGTGGAGCGAGGTGCTGGGCATCCCGGTGGGCTCCGCCCGGGACGACTTCTTCGCGATCGGCGGCGGCAGTCTCGCCGCAGCCCTGCTCACCACACGGCTGCGGACCCGCTACCCCAGCGCCGCCGTGCTCGACATCTACCAGCAGCCCGTGCTGCGGAAGCTGGCCCGGCATCTGGAGAAGTCCGCGCAGGGCGACGGTGCCGAGCGGCTGATCGCGCCGGTTCCGCCGCGGGCCAAGGCGGTCCAGCTGCTCGTACTGCTCCCCCTGTTCGCACTGCTCGGGCTGCGCTGGACCGTGGCGCTCGCCGCGCTCGGCAACGCGCTCCACTGGTTCGGGGCGTATCCATGGGCGCCGACCGCCTCCTGGTGGCTGGTCGGACCGTTGGCCATCCTGCTCTTCAGCCCGCCCGGACGGCTCGCGATCGGGGCCGGTGGCGCACGGCTGCTGCTGCGGAACGTGACGCCGGGGCGGTATCCACGCGGCGGGAGTGTGCATCTGCGGCTGTGGACGGCCGAACGGCTCGCCGAGTTCAGCGGGGCGACCTCGCTGACCGGGTCCTGGCTTGAGCGGTACGCGCGTGCGCTCGGCGCCAAGATCGGGCCCGACGTCGATCTGCACTCCCTGCCGCCCGTGACCGGCCTGCTCAAGCTCGGCCGCGGCGCCGCCGTGGAGTCCGAGGTGGACCTGTCGGGGCACTGGCTGGACGGCGACCGGCTGGAGATCGGCACGGTCAAGGTCGGCGCGCACGCCGTGGTCGGCACCCGCAGCATCCTCTTCCCCGGCGCCCGCGTGGGCAAGCGGGCCGAGGTGGCTCCCGGCTCCGCCGTCGTCGGGCACGTCCCCACCGGTCAGCGGTGGGCCGGCGCGCCCGCGGCCAAGCTCGGCAAGGCCAAGCGGGACTGGCCCAAGGAGCGCCCCCAGAAGGGCACGTACTGGCGGGTGATGTACGGGGCGACCGGGTTCGCGCTGACGATGCTGCCGGTGGTCTCGGGGCTTGCCGCACTGCTCGTCGTGGGTGTCTTCGTCTCGCCGGACGCCGGGCTCGTCGACGCGCTGCGCGGCGCCGCCGTGGCGCTGGTGCCGGCGACGCTCGCCTTCGGTCTCGCGTTCGCGCTGCTCCTGCTGGTCGCCGTGCGGCTGCTCAGCCTCGGACTGCGGCCCGGTACGCATCCGACGCACAGCAGGATCGGCTGGCAGGCCTGGACGGTCACCCAGCTGATGGACCGCTCCCGGGAGACGCTGTTCCCCCTGTACGCCGGACTGGTCACGCCGGTGTGGCTGCGGCTGCTCGGCATGCGGATCGGGCGGGGCGCCGAGGTGTCGACGGTCCTCGCGCTGCCCAGCCTGACGACGGTCGGCGAGGGCGCGTTCCTGGCCGACGACACGCTGACCGCGCCGTACGAGCTCGGCGGCGGCTGGATGCGGATCGGACGGGCCGAGATCGGGCGCCGGGCCTTCCTCGGGAACTCCGGGATGACCGGACCGGGCCGCTCGGTGCCGGACGGCGGCCTGGTGGGTGTGCTGTCCGCGACGCCGAAGAAGGCCAAGAAGGGCAGCTCCTACCTGGGGCTGCCGCCGGTCAGGCTGCCCCGCTCGACACAGGGCGGCGACCAGAGCCTCACGTACGACCCGCCGGTACGGCTGCTGTGGGCGCGCGGGCTCGTCGAGCTGTGCCGGATCGTGCCCGTCTTCTGCTCGGCGGCGCTCGCCGTGCTGACGGTGGCCGCGCTGAGCGCGCTGGGCGCGTGGGCCTGGGCGGTCGCCGGGCTGGTGCTGCTGGGCGCCGGGGCGGCCGCCGGGCTGCTGTCCGTGGTCGCGAAGTGGGTGCTCGTGGGGCGGCACCGCGCCGGTGAGCACCCGCTGTGGAGCGGTTTCGTGTGGCGCAACGAGCTGGCCGACACCTTCGTCGAGGTCGTCGCCGTGCCGTGGTTGGCCGGGTCCGTGCCGGGTACTCCGGTCCTGAACCTGTGGCTCCGCGGCCTCGGCGCCCATATCGGCAAGGGTGTCTGGGTGGAGAGCTACTGGCTGCCCGAGACGGATCTGGTGACACTGGAGGACGCGGCGACGGTCAACCGTGGCTGTGTGCTGCAGACCCACCTCTTCCACGACCGGATCTTGAGGACGGATACTGTGGTCCTCCGTGAGGGCGCCACCCTGGGTCCGGGCGGAATCGTTCTGCCCGGCAGCACCGTCGGGGCGCGCAGCACACTGGGACCCGCGTCCCTCGTCATGGCGGCCGAATCCGTTCCCGCCGACACCCGCTGGCTGGGCAACCCGATCGAGGCGTGGCGTCCCTAG
- a CDS encoding M20/M25/M40 family metallo-hydrolase produces MSEQDTTKGIKGEDEVVDLCRELIRIDTSNYGDHSGPGERKAAEYVAEKLAEVGLEPQIFESHTGRASTVVRIEGEDRSRPGLLIHGHTDVVPANAQDWTHHPFSGEIADGCVWGRGAVDMKDMDAMTLAVVRERMRGGRKPPRDLVLAFLADEEAGGKFGAKHLVTKHPDLFEGVTEAIGEVGGFSFTVNENLRLYLVETAQKGMHWMKLTVDGTAGHGSMIHKDNAITELSEAVGRLGRHKFPVRVTKTLRHFLDELGDALGTELDPENMDATLAKLGGIAKLIGASLQNTANPTQLGAGYKVNVIPGQATAHVDARYLPGYEEEFLADLDRILGPNVKREDVHADKALETTFDGALVDAMQTALIAEDPIARAVPYMLSAGTDAKSFDDLGIRCFGFAPLKLPPELDFAGMFHGVDERVPVDALKFGVRVLDRFIEAS; encoded by the coding sequence GTGAGCGAGCAGGACACGACCAAGGGCATCAAGGGTGAGGACGAGGTCGTCGACCTCTGCCGCGAGCTGATCCGGATCGACACCAGCAACTACGGCGACCACTCGGGTCCGGGTGAGCGCAAGGCCGCCGAGTACGTCGCGGAGAAGCTCGCCGAGGTGGGCCTCGAACCGCAGATCTTCGAGTCGCACACCGGCCGCGCCTCCACGGTGGTCAGGATCGAGGGCGAGGACCGCTCGCGGCCCGGCCTGCTCATCCACGGCCACACCGACGTCGTACCGGCGAACGCCCAGGACTGGACGCACCACCCGTTCTCCGGCGAGATCGCCGACGGCTGTGTCTGGGGCCGCGGCGCAGTCGACATGAAGGACATGGACGCGATGACCCTCGCGGTCGTACGCGAGCGGATGCGCGGCGGCCGCAAGCCTCCCCGTGACCTCGTGCTGGCATTCCTGGCCGACGAGGAGGCGGGCGGCAAGTTCGGCGCCAAGCACCTCGTCACCAAGCACCCCGATCTCTTCGAGGGTGTGACGGAGGCGATCGGTGAGGTCGGCGGTTTCTCCTTCACTGTCAACGAGAACCTGCGGCTGTATCTGGTGGAGACCGCCCAGAAGGGCATGCACTGGATGAAGCTGACCGTGGACGGCACCGCCGGGCACGGCTCGATGATCCACAAGGACAACGCGATCACCGAGCTGTCGGAGGCCGTGGGACGGCTCGGGCGGCACAAGTTCCCGGTGCGCGTGACGAAGACGCTGCGGCACTTCCTGGACGAGCTCGGCGACGCCCTCGGCACCGAGCTGGACCCGGAGAACATGGACGCGACGCTGGCCAAGCTCGGCGGTATCGCCAAGCTCATCGGCGCCTCGCTCCAGAACACCGCCAACCCGACCCAGCTCGGCGCGGGCTACAAGGTGAACGTGATCCCGGGGCAGGCCACCGCGCACGTCGACGCCCGCTACCTGCCCGGTTACGAGGAGGAGTTCCTCGCCGACCTCGACCGGATCCTCGGCCCGAACGTGAAGCGCGAGGACGTGCACGCGGACAAGGCCCTGGAGACCACCTTCGACGGGGCCCTCGTGGACGCCATGCAGACCGCGCTGATCGCCGAGGACCCGATCGCGCGGGCCGTCCCGTACATGCTCTCCGCCGGCACCGACGCCAAGTCCTTCGACGACCTCGGCATCCGCTGCTTCGGCTTCGCCCCGCTGAAGCTGCCGCCGGAGCTGGACTTCGCCGGGATGTTCCACGGTGTCGACGAGCGGGTACCGGTCGACGCCCTGAAGTTCGGCGTGCGGGTGCTCGACCGGTTCATCGAGGCCTCCTGA
- the chpH gene encoding chaplin ChpH — MIKKIVAAAAATGGLVLAGAGLAVADAGAQGAAVGSPGVLSGNVVQAPIHIPVNVCGNTVSVIGLLNPAFGNTCTNV; from the coding sequence ATGATCAAGAAGATCGTCGCCGCTGCGGCTGCCACGGGTGGCCTCGTTCTCGCCGGTGCGGGTCTTGCGGTTGCCGACGCCGGTGCTCAGGGCGCTGCTGTCGGCTCCCCCGGCGTGCTCTCGGGCAACGTCGTCCAGGCGCCCATCCACATCCCGGTGAACGTCTGCGGCAACACGGTCTCCGTGATCGGGCTGCTGAACCCCGCCTTCGGTAACACCTGCACCAACGTCTGA
- a CDS encoding chaplin produces the protein MRQVTRKGLMTVAAATGVLAATGGYAHADSGAHGTASGSPGVLSGNSVQAPVHAPVNVCGNTVNVVGVLNPAVGNKCSNKGAGKGTGSGHHGSGHHGSGHHGSGGGSQAGGHTDDSPGVGSGNHVRIPVDVPVNVCGNNVSVGGLGNTATGNSCANTGSGHGETSPGHGGPNSPGKPGQQGDHGQPGTPGGHGKPGQPGQDGDSDRPGGSGNGNGNGNQGASHANAQGAQGDVRSDGSAHLAQTGAGVPLGLALPVGAGALLAGAVLYRKARASV, from the coding sequence ATGCGACAGGTCACCCGCAAAGGCCTGATGACGGTGGCGGCGGCGACCGGTGTCCTCGCGGCCACCGGCGGCTACGCGCACGCCGACTCGGGGGCGCACGGCACCGCTTCGGGCTCCCCGGGCGTACTCTCCGGGAACTCGGTGCAGGCGCCGGTGCACGCGCCGGTCAACGTCTGCGGCAACACCGTGAACGTGGTCGGGGTGCTCAACCCGGCGGTCGGCAACAAGTGCTCCAACAAGGGGGCCGGCAAGGGCACCGGCTCCGGCCACCACGGCTCCGGTCACCATGGGTCGGGGCACCACGGATCGGGCGGTGGATCGCAGGCCGGGGGGCACACCGACGACTCGCCCGGAGTGGGCTCCGGCAACCATGTGCGGATCCCGGTCGACGTGCCGGTCAACGTCTGCGGCAACAACGTCTCCGTCGGCGGCCTCGGCAACACGGCCACGGGCAACTCCTGTGCGAACACCGGCAGCGGACACGGGGAGACGTCCCCCGGCCACGGGGGGCCGAACTCTCCGGGCAAGCCGGGCCAGCAGGGCGACCACGGGCAGCCGGGCACGCCTGGAGGGCACGGCAAGCCGGGGCAGCCGGGACAGGACGGCGACTCGGACCGGCCCGGTGGGTCCGGCAACGGGAACGGCAACGGCAACCAGGGCGCCTCGCACGCGAATGCCCAGGGTGCCCAGGGTGACGTCCGGTCCGACGGTTCGGCGCACCTCGCGCAGACCGGCGCCGGGGTGCCGCTGGGCCTCGCGCTGCCGGTGGGTGCGGGCGCGCTGCTCGCGGGCGCCGTGCTCTACCGCAAGGCACGCGCCTCGGTGTGA
- a CDS encoding DUF5703 family protein: MPEYEFVDVYVPRGVSRKEATRLLTDHAEYGHWELDRLSLHTDGSRRVRLRRRIIRQVRATW, from the coding sequence ATGCCGGAATACGAATTTGTCGACGTGTATGTGCCGCGCGGGGTCTCCCGCAAGGAAGCGACACGCCTGCTGACGGACCATGCCGAGTACGGACACTGGGAGTTGGACCGCCTCAGCCTGCACACCGACGGCAGCCGCAGGGTGCGGTTGCGCCGACGGATCATCCGCCAGGTGCGCGCCACGTGGTGA
- a CDS encoding helix-hairpin-helix domain-containing protein, protein MTTEPSAAAEEAEPGTPDAGPESEMPGAGDQPDTGPRGTASPDTTGEGDPADTGEGSPDETRALEGGTGAGDGTDEGAAEGAVQLSEAEAELAAQREFRERIERRKAEKAGPVLAGTALSGKAADLLAAVRAVESGEKPSASVFSAEPTPRRVAQEPVRRPQPVPSGAPASMASESVEAVRAVLVRGGAPEALAPQTAATLGEGADGQLREDPWQLLRVAGVRPEQADGFARALLGDECGPDDERRGRAVTVWLLEQAALAGHTALEAPALHAALVQRSVPDPDAAVQSALAEGDALVFQDALDEPGAPPAPRRSEEGDTQDGEDGEEAGEVRPVRVLIGLERYALAEESLADGLARVVNSLPKEDGSAAAWEPAATGSAAELIRAVAGHGLVLHTGGEASRAESASLVAAARSLGLRVCAAAHHPDGRRRFAELLATARDARDTAEDGRPDPIVATVAGLLSGEEGPGRDSDGMLRTDLLVVLDAPQLDIESAAMLAESLPDGARLMLSGDPGVLWSAGPGRVFADLLAARVCPQIASRTPDPGPVGELVSGIGIGELNQVEAPGKEVVIIPVRDAGEAVHRTVQLVADSVPRAIGIPAGQTQVITPGHGGAAGTRVLNAALKERLNPGPGRFGGFDPGDRIAYTPTPGRSVPGHVVKADAAGLHLECAGEPVVVPKERVEQTVRHGWALTAHQSVGVHWPAVVVVLPGDAAQALSRPWVYTAFGRADRHLSVVHGVEQALPHAVAEVAAKPRTTRLPALLTAQVPASG, encoded by the coding sequence GTGACCACGGAGCCGTCCGCCGCCGCGGAGGAAGCCGAGCCGGGGACGCCGGACGCCGGTCCCGAGTCCGAGATGCCAGGCGCGGGGGATCAGCCGGACACCGGGCCCCGCGGGACCGCCTCCCCGGACACCACGGGTGAGGGGGACCCGGCGGACACCGGGGAGGGGTCCCCGGACGAGACCCGCGCCCTCGAAGGGGGCACCGGGGCGGGCGACGGCACCGACGAGGGCGCCGCCGAAGGTGCGGTCCAGTTGTCCGAGGCCGAGGCCGAGTTGGCCGCGCAGCGGGAGTTCCGGGAGCGGATCGAGCGCCGGAAGGCGGAGAAGGCCGGGCCGGTCCTGGCCGGGACGGCGCTGAGCGGGAAGGCCGCCGATCTGCTCGCGGCCGTCCGGGCGGTGGAGAGCGGGGAGAAGCCCTCGGCGAGCGTCTTCAGCGCGGAGCCCACACCGCGCAGGGTCGCGCAGGAGCCGGTGCGGCGCCCGCAGCCCGTGCCCTCCGGCGCCCCGGCGTCGATGGCCTCCGAGTCCGTCGAGGCGGTGCGCGCCGTGCTCGTCCGGGGCGGCGCCCCGGAGGCTCTGGCGCCGCAGACCGCCGCCACCCTCGGTGAGGGAGCGGACGGACAACTGCGCGAGGACCCCTGGCAGCTGCTTCGCGTGGCGGGGGTGCGGCCCGAGCAGGCCGACGGGTTCGCCCGGGCCCTGCTCGGCGATGAGTGCGGTCCGGACGACGAGCGGCGGGGCCGCGCGGTCACGGTGTGGCTCCTCGAACAGGCCGCGCTGGCGGGGCACACCGCCCTGGAGGCCCCGGCCCTGCACGCCGCACTCGTGCAGCGCTCGGTGCCCGACCCCGACGCCGCCGTGCAGAGCGCGCTCGCCGAGGGCGACGCCCTGGTCTTCCAGGACGCGCTGGACGAGCCCGGCGCGCCGCCGGCTCCCCGCCGGTCCGAGGAGGGCGACACCCAGGACGGCGAGGACGGCGAAGAGGCCGGGGAAGTGCGTCCGGTACGCGTCCTCATCGGCCTGGAGCGGTACGCGCTCGCCGAGGAGAGCCTCGCGGACGGACTCGCCCGGGTGGTCAACTCGCTGCCCAAGGAGGACGGTTCCGCCGCGGCCTGGGAGCCGGCCGCGACCGGCTCGGCCGCCGAGCTGATCCGGGCGGTCGCGGGCCACGGCCTCGTCCTGCACACCGGCGGCGAGGCGTCCCGCGCGGAGTCCGCGTCCCTGGTGGCGGCGGCCCGGTCCCTCGGCCTGCGGGTGTGCGCCGCCGCCCACCACCCGGACGGCCGCCGCCGCTTCGCCGAGCTGCTCGCCACCGCGCGGGACGCGCGTGACACGGCCGAGGACGGTCGTCCCGACCCGATCGTGGCCACCGTCGCCGGTCTGCTCTCCGGCGAGGAAGGTCCGGGGCGGGATTCCGACGGGATGCTCCGGACCGACCTCCTGGTCGTGCTGGACGCGCCGCAGCTCGACATCGAGAGCGCGGCGATGCTCGCCGAGTCGCTGCCCGACGGCGCCCGGCTCATGCTGAGCGGGGACCCCGGCGTGCTGTGGTCGGCGGGGCCCGGGCGGGTCTTCGCGGACCTGCTCGCCGCGCGGGTGTGCCCGCAGATCGCCTCGCGGACGCCGGACCCGGGTCCCGTGGGCGAACTGGTCTCGGGCATCGGCATCGGCGAGCTGAACCAGGTCGAGGCCCCCGGCAAGGAAGTGGTGATCATCCCGGTGCGTGACGCCGGGGAGGCGGTCCACCGCACCGTGCAGCTGGTCGCCGACTCGGTGCCGCGCGCGATCGGCATCCCTGCCGGACAGACCCAGGTGATCACTCCGGGCCACGGCGGCGCCGCGGGCACCCGGGTGCTCAACGCCGCGCTGAAGGAGCGGCTCAACCCGGGCCCCGGCCGCTTCGGCGGTTTCGACCCGGGCGACCGGATCGCGTACACGCCCACACCGGGCCGTTCCGTCCCGGGCCATGTGGTGAAGGCCGACGCCGCCGGGCTGCACCTGGAGTGCGCGGGTGAGCCCGTCGTCGTGCCGAAGGAGCGGGTGGAGCAGACCGTGCGGCACGGCTGGGCGCTCACCGCCCACCAGTCCGTCGGGGTGCACTGGCCCGCCGTGGTCGTGGTGCTGCCCGGCGACGCGGCACAGGCACTCTCCAGGCCCTGGGTCTACACCGCCTTCGGCCGCGCCGACCGGCATCTGTCCGTGGTCCACGGCGTGGAGCAGGCGCTGCCGCACGCGGTGGCGGAGGTCGCCGCGAAGCCCCGTACGACGAGGCTGCCGGCCCTGCTCACGGCCCAGGTCCCGGCGTCGGGCTGA
- a CDS encoding aldo/keto reductase — protein sequence MEQRHLGRTGLRVSRIGLGTLTWGRDTDEHDAADLLKAFWEAGGTLVDTADVYGDGEAEYLLGQLMEGLVPRRDLVISTKAGSVPDPDRRFDGSRGHLLSALDASLARLNTDHVDLWQIHAFDPAAPLEETLQALDIAVSSGRARYAGVSNFCGWQLAKAATWQLAAPGIRTRLASTQMEYSLLQRGVEREVLPAALDLGIGLLPSSPLGRGVLTGKYRNATPADSRGASEQLAPFVEPYLDDAASRIVEAVATAADGLAVTPLQVALAWVRDRPGVAAPIIGARNALQLTAALSVETLSLPDEICRALDDVSAPVHHYPDHDWSTL from the coding sequence ATGGAGCAGAGGCATCTCGGCCGCACCGGCCTGCGCGTGTCCCGCATCGGACTCGGCACCCTCACCTGGGGCAGGGACACCGACGAACACGACGCCGCGGACCTGTTGAAGGCCTTCTGGGAGGCGGGCGGAACCCTCGTCGACACGGCCGACGTGTACGGGGACGGCGAGGCCGAGTATCTGCTCGGACAGCTCATGGAGGGGCTGGTCCCCCGCCGGGACCTCGTCATATCCACCAAGGCGGGCAGCGTGCCCGACCCGGACCGGCGTTTCGACGGCTCGCGCGGGCACCTGCTGTCCGCCCTCGACGCCTCGCTGGCCCGGCTCAACACGGACCATGTGGACCTGTGGCAGATCCACGCCTTCGACCCGGCCGCGCCGCTGGAGGAGACCCTGCAGGCTCTCGACATCGCTGTCAGCAGCGGCCGGGCCAGATATGCCGGGGTGTCCAACTTCTGCGGCTGGCAGCTCGCGAAGGCCGCGACATGGCAGCTCGCGGCCCCCGGGATACGTACGCGCCTGGCCAGTACGCAGATGGAGTACTCGCTGCTGCAGCGCGGTGTCGAGCGGGAGGTGCTGCCCGCGGCGCTGGATCTGGGGATCGGCCTGCTCCCGTCCTCCCCGCTGGGCCGGGGCGTCCTGACGGGCAAGTACCGCAACGCGACGCCCGCGGACTCGCGGGGCGCCTCGGAGCAGCTGGCGCCGTTCGTCGAGCCGTATCTGGACGACGCGGCGAGCCGCATCGTGGAAGCGGTGGCCACGGCGGCGGACGGCCTCGCGGTGACTCCGCTCCAGGTGGCCCTCGCCTGGGTCCGCGACCGGCCGGGCGTGGCCGCCCCCATCATCGGCGCGCGCAACGCGCTGCAGCTCACGGCCGCGTTGTCAGTGGAGACCCTTAGTCTTCCTGACGAGATCTGCCGAGCGCTCGACGACGTGTCGGCGCCCGTGCACCACTATCCCGATCACGACTGGAGCACGCTGTGA
- a CDS encoding LLM class F420-dependent oxidoreductase: MQLGINLGYWGAGMDADNLAVAKEADRLGYAVCWAAEAYGSDAATVLSWVAAQTERMDVGSAIFQIPARQPTMTAMTAATLDSLSGGRFRLGLGVSGPQVSEGWYGVKFDKPLARTREYVEIVRKAMTRERLSYEGTHWTLPLPGGPGKPLKLTVHPEREHIPLYIAAIGPKNLEQTGEIADGALLIFPSADHLEDTAVKHLRAGREKAGLTMDGFDVCPTVPIALGSESGDKDVPALADMFRPYTALYVGGMGSRKQNFYNQLAQRMGYEKEAAEIQDKYLAGDKEGAAAAIPHQLIDQTTLLGSVDRIADRMKAYAAAGVTTLTLAPAGFTLDDRLASLRAGFEALERAGLA, encoded by the coding sequence ATGCAGCTCGGGATCAACCTCGGCTACTGGGGTGCCGGAATGGACGCGGACAACCTCGCCGTGGCCAAGGAGGCCGACCGCCTCGGCTACGCGGTCTGCTGGGCCGCCGAGGCCTACGGCTCGGACGCGGCCACCGTGCTGAGCTGGGTCGCCGCCCAGACCGAGCGCATGGACGTCGGGTCGGCCATCTTCCAGATCCCGGCCCGCCAGCCCACGATGACCGCGATGACCGCGGCCACCCTGGACTCGCTCTCCGGCGGCCGCTTCCGGCTCGGCCTCGGCGTCTCCGGACCGCAGGTCTCCGAGGGCTGGTACGGCGTCAAGTTCGACAAGCCGCTGGCCCGCACCCGCGAGTACGTCGAGATCGTGCGCAAGGCGATGACCCGCGAGCGCCTGTCGTACGAGGGCACGCACTGGACCCTCCCGCTGCCGGGCGGCCCGGGCAAGCCGCTCAAGCTGACCGTGCATCCGGAGCGCGAGCACATCCCGCTCTACATCGCCGCGATCGGCCCGAAGAACCTGGAGCAGACCGGCGAGATCGCCGACGGCGCCCTGCTGATCTTCCCGTCCGCGGACCACCTGGAGGACACCGCGGTCAAGCACCTGCGGGCGGGCCGCGAGAAGGCCGGCCTGACCATGGACGGCTTCGACGTCTGTCCGACGGTGCCGATCGCGCTGGGCTCCGAGAGCGGGGACAAGGACGTACCGGCGCTGGCCGACATGTTCCGCCCGTACACCGCTCTCTACGTGGGCGGCATGGGCAGCCGCAAGCAGAACTTCTACAACCAGCTCGCGCAGCGCATGGGGTACGAGAAGGAGGCCGCCGAGATCCAGGACAAGTACCTGGCCGGCGACAAGGAGGGTGCGGCGGCGGCGATTCCGCACCAGCTCATCGACCAGACCACGCTGCTCGGCTCCGTGGACCGCATCGCGGACCGGATGAAGGCCTACGCGGCCGCCGGCGTCACCACGCTCACGCTGGCCCCGGCGGGCTTCACCCTGGACGACCGCCTCGCCTCGCTGCGGGCCGGGTTCGAAGCCCTGGAGCGGGCCGGACTGGCCTAG